Proteins from one Salvelinus alpinus chromosome 34, SLU_Salpinus.1, whole genome shotgun sequence genomic window:
- the LOC139563643 gene encoding uncharacterized protein, translating into MEDQQSTVQQPEPRVRQREMEEPLQHIGTKSQSTRSRSSKQSSRSSTASSAAIKARAKADAARAQVSYAEKEASVMKKKADLEASLYVLQFERTAAAALAEAAAFEEAVGSERRELYKELDTGTQPLSPVQRTCEYVQQHARPYFAELPFEVEKQELSVDPATYHNPESSKQQNMSRDSPFKRNEQQHGVNGKQAHFQSHTQSVPESQVAPDLIKYLLRREMVSSGLLKFDDRPENYWAWKASFLNATRDLNLSAREELDLITKWLGAESSEQANRIRSVHIFNATAGLNMVWQRLEECYGTPEVIENALLKKIDDFPKLANKDNHKLRELGDILLELECAKVEGYLPGLAYLDTSRGVNPIIEKLPFSLQEKWIAQGSKYKEDYRVAFPPFSFFSRFIRNQAKTRNDPSFTLYTSTNQVSMKSEKPARYSSKTPVTVYKTDVSSEPSDHQTKPSKTKIENPDHHCPIHNKPHPLKKCCGFRYKTLDERKSYLKENGICFRCCGSTQHRAKDCKVSIKCSECDSDRHLAALHPGPAPSNTDTATAEKEHGGEQGDDALLSVTSKCTEICGEAVNPRSCSKICLVKAYPAGKREKAVKMYVVLDEQSNKSLAKTEFFNLFNINDNSAPYTMKTCSGVTETSGRRAVNFMVESIDGHMQLSLPTLIDCDMMPDDRTEIPSPDIAYHHPHLQPVMDKIPAVDPDAPILLLLGRDILRVHKVREQINGPHDTPYAQRLDLGWVIVGEVCLGTAHRPANVNVFRTNILQNGRTSYLSPCPDIIQVKENYNSVAQKHISPSTVHSRDPSTTVNTDNLGCSVFDKTQDDDKPAPSVEDKAFLDIMDKQVFQDDGNNWVAPLPFRPTRRRLPNNREQAINRLTSLRRTLDKKPDMKRHFIDFMQKMLDNDQAEPSPPLEGDKECWYLPIFGVYHPQKPEQIRVVFDSSAKCQGVSLNNVLLSGPDLNNTLLGVLMRFRKDCIALTADVQQMFYCFGVREDHRDYLRFLWYEDNNPDRNITEYRMKVHVFGNSPSPAVAIYCMRRAALQGEKEHGSEPKQYVVRNFYVDDGLTSVATTEEAINILRKTQAMLAESNMKLHKIASNSKTVMEAFPMEDRAKDLKDLDLGVDPLPFQRSLGLSWNLETDSFSFQVSHNEKPFTRRGILSTVNSLYDPLGFVAPIINARPLVSVSTDPDMPAILTPSMLLTQKTSATSAPSGYFSMNDLHGKQWKQVQCLADTFWKRWRQEYLTTLQRRRKWTAEKPNVKVGDVVLLKDSQAHRNDWPVGIVVKTFPSTDKKVRKVELKIVKQGAAKVFLRPISEIVVLLSEAS; encoded by the coding sequence ATGGAAGACCAGCAGTCTACGGTACAACAACCAGAGCCAAGAGttcgacagagagagatggaggagcctcTTCAGCACATTGGGACCAAGTCTCAATCTACAAGATCAAGGTCATCAAAACAGTCAAGCAGATCCTCAACGGCGAGTTCTGCAGCCATCAAAGCACGCGCCAAGGCAGACGCAGCGCGTGCACAAGTCTCCTATGCTGAGAAGGAAGCTTCTGTGATGAAGAAAAAAGCTGACCTCGAGGCAAGTTTATATGTTCTCCAATTTGAGAGAACAGCTGCTGCTGCATTGGCTGAAGCTGCAGCCTTTGAAGAAGCTGTAGGATCAGAACGCAGAGAACTTTACAAAGAGCTAGACACAGGGACACAGCCCTTAAGTCCAGTCCAGCGTACCTGTGAGTATGTGCAACAACATGCTAGGCCCTACTTTGCTGAACTTCCATTTGAAGTGGAGAAACAAGAGCTTAGTGTTGACCCAGCTACATACCATAATCCAGAAAGTAGCAAACAACAGAACATGAGCAGAGACTCTCCGTTCAAAAGAAATGAACAGCAGCATGGTGTAAATGGAAAACAAGCCCacttccagtcacacacacaaagcgtCCCTGAGTCACAAGTGGCACCAGACCTCATCAAGTACCTCCTACGCCGTGAGATGGTGAGTTCCGGACTCCTGAAGTTTGATGATCGCCCTGAAAATTATTGGGCATGGAAAGCATCCTTTCTCAATGCGACTAGAGACTTGAATTTATCAGCCAGGGAAGAGTTAGATCTAATTACCAAGTGGCTAGGGGCAGAGTCGTCTGAGCAAGCAAACAGAATTAGATCTGTCCATATTTTCAACGCAACAGCAGGGCTTAACATGGTCTGGCAACGACTAGAAGAGTGCTATGGTACACCTGAAGTGATCGAGAATGCACTGTTGAAGAAAATTGATGATTTTCCAAAACTGGCTAACAAAGACAATCACAAACTAAGAGAACTAGGTGACATTCTTCTCGAACTGGAGTGTGCTAAAGTAGAAGGGTACCTTCCAGGCCTCGCTTATCTGGACACATCTCGGGGGGTAAACCCTATTATAGAGAAACTTCCATTCAGTTTACAAGAAAAATGGATTGCACAGGGATCCAAATACAAGGAGGACTATCGGGTAGCATTCCCACCATTCTCGTTCTTCTCGAGATTCATCAGGAACCAGGCGAAAACTAGAAACGACCCCAGTTTCACCCTCTACACCTCAACTAACCAGGTGTCTATGAAAAGTGAGAAACCTGCCAGGTACAGCAGCAAGACACCTGTGACTGTATACAAAACCGATGTGTCATCTGAGCCCTCAGACCACCAAACCAAACCCAGTAAGACAAAGATAGAAAACCCTGACCATCACTGCCCGATACATAACAAACCTCATCCTCTTAAAAAGTGTTGTGGGTTtagatacaaaactctagatgagCGCAAATCATATCTCAAAGAGAATGGAATTTGTTTCCGATGTTGTGGGTCAACTCAGCACAGAGCTAAAGACTGTAAGGTGTCAATCAAGTGCTCTGAGTGCGACAGCGACAGACATCTTGCTGCTCTGCATCCAGGCCCAGCCCCTTCAAATACAGACACTGCTACAGCAGAGAAAGAGCATGGCGGGGAGCAAGGTGACGATGCTCTTCTATCTGTCACCTCAAAGTGTACGGAGATCTGTGGTGAGGCAGTTAATCCAAGATCATGTTCAAAAATATGCCTAGTTAAAGCTTATCCGGCTGGGAAAAGAGAGAAAGCTGTCAAAATGTATGTAGTGCTCGATGAACAGAGTAACAAATCTCTGGCCAAGACAGAGTTTTTCAATCTCTTCAACATCAATGACAACTCTGCTCCATACACCATGAAGACCTGTTCTGGGGTAACAGAGACTTCAGGCAGGAGAGCCGTCAACTTCATGGTGGAGTCTATAGACGGACACATGCAGCTATCTCTCCCTACTCTGATAGACTGTGATATGATGCCAGACGATAGGACGGAGATTCCCTCCCCCGACATTGCGTATCATCATCCCCATCTGCAACCAGTTATGGACAAAATTCCAGCTGTGGACCCAGACGCTCCCATCCTCCTGCTCTTAGGACGAGACATCTTAAGGGTACACAAGGTACGAGAGCAAATCAATGGGCCCCACGACACTCCTTATGCACAGCGACTCGACCTCGGGTGGGTCATCGTGGGTGAGGTCTGTCTGGGAACGGCTCACCGACCAGCCAATGTTAACGTGTTCAGGACAAACATACTTCAAAATGGTCGCACATCCTATCTGAGCCCTTGCCCTGACATCATCCAGGTAAAAGAGAACTACAACAGCGTAGCTCAGaaacacatctctccctctacagtgCACTCGAGAGATCCAAGCACAACTGTGAACACAGACAACCTGGGATGTTCCGTGTTCGACAAAACACAAGACGATGATAAACCAGCACCATCAGTGGAGGACAAAGCCTTTTTggacattatggacaaacaggttTTCCAGGATGATGGAAACAACTGGGTGGCTCCACTACCCTTTCGCCCCACTCGACGTCGCCTTCCTAATAACAGGGAGCAGGCCATAAACCGTCTCACATCACTTCGCAGGACTTTAGACAAAAAGCCTGACATGAAGCGTCATTTTATTGACTTCATGCAAAAGATGCTGGATAACGACCAAGCCGAACCTTCACCGCCACTAGAGGGAGACAAAGAATGTTGGTATCTACCCATATTTGGTGTTTACCATCCACAAAAGCCTGAACAAATAAGAGTAGTATTTGACTCCAGTGCTAAGTGTCAAGGCGTGTCACTTAACAATGTTCTGCTCAGTGGTCCAGACTTAAACAACACACTCTTGGGTGTCCTAATGCGCTTCCGCAAGGATTGCATTGCACTAACAGCAGATGTGCAACAAATGTTTTACTGTTTTGGTGTACGTGAGGATCACAGAGATTACTTAAGGTTTCTCTGGTATGAAGACAACAATCCAGATAGAAACATAACTGAGTACAGGATGAAAGTCCATGTATTTGGGAACAGCCCTTCACCAGCCGTAGCCATCTACTGCATGAGACGAGCAGCGCTACAGGGTGAGAAGGAACACGGATCAGAACCCAAGCAATATGTAGTGAGGAACTTCTACGTCGATGATGGGCTGACATCAGTAGCTACTACAGAAGAAGCTATCAACATTCTAAGAAAAACACAAGCAATGTTGGCGGAGtccaacatgaaactacacaagaTTGCATCCAATAGCAAAACAGTTATGGAAGCCTTCCCTATGGAGGACCGTGCAAAAGACTTAAAAGATCTGGACCTAGGAGTGGATCCTCTCCCCTTTCAACGGAGTCTGGGACTTTCCTGGAACCTGGAAACAGACAGCTTCTCATTCCAGGTGTCCCACAATGAGAAGCCTTTTACGCGGAGAGGCATCCTGTCCACAGTGAATAGTCTTTATGACCCCCTTGGGTTCGTGGCTCCAATAATCAATGCGAGACCCCTAGTGTCAGTGTCAACCGACCCTGACATGCCTGCCATTCTCACACCCTCAATGTTACTGACACAAAAGACCAGCGCTACCTCAGCCCCTTCTGGATACTTCAGCATGAACGACCTTCATGGAAAACAGTGGAAGCAAGTCCAGTGTCTCGCTGACACCTTTTGGAAAAGGTGGAGACAGGAGTACCTGACAACGCTGCAGAGACGTAGAAAATGGACAGCAGAAAAGCCAAATGTAAAAGTGGGAGACGTTGTCTTATTGAAAGACAGTCAGGCACACAGAAATGACTGGCCAGTTGGGATTGTGGTCAAAACCTTTCCCAGTACTGACAAAAAGGTTAGGAAAGTAGAACTAAAAATTGTCAAGCAAGGAGCTGCTAAGGTGTTTCTGAGACCAATCTCAGAGATTGTTGTTCTTCTTTCTGAAGCATCCTAG